The Abyssibacter profundi region GCGTCGTGGCGGTGTGGTCGATAAGGTCGATGCGTCGCGCATCGTGATTCGTGTGAATGATGACGAAACCATCCCGGGCGAACCGGGTGTCGACATCTACAACATGATCAAGTACCAGCGTTCCAACCAGAACACCTGCATCAACCAGCGTCCGCTGGTGAAGCCGGGTGACAAGCTGGAGCGTGGCGATGTGGTGGCCGACGGCCCATCAACCGACCTGGGCGAGCTGGCGTTGGGCCAGAACCTGCAGGTCGCGTTCATGCCGTGGAATGGTTACAACTTCGAGGACTCCATCCTCGTCTCCGAGCGCCTGGTCGAGGAAGACCGCTTCACCTCGATTCATATCGAGGAGCTGACCTGCGTTGCCCGTGAGACCAAGCTTGGGCCCGAGGAGATCACCGAGGATATCCCGAACGTCAACGAAGCCGCGCTGCGTAAGTTGGATCAGGCCGGCGTTGTGCACATCGGCGCCGAGGTCAAGGGTGGCGACATTCTGGTCGGCAAGGTGACGCCCAAGGGCGAGACCCAGCTGACACCGGAAGAAAAGCTGCTGCGCGCCATCTTCGGCGAGAAAGCCTCCGACGTGAAGGACACGTCCCTGCGTGTGCCGCCGAGCGTCGACGGCACGGTGATCGACGTCCGCGTCTTCACCCGAGAGGGCGTGGACAAGGATTCGCGTGCACTGTCGATCGAAGCCGAAGAGCTGGCGCAGGTTCGTAAGGATCTGAATGACCAACTGCGAATCTTCGAGGACGACATCTACGCCCGTATCCGTACCACGCTGGTCGGTGCCAAGGCAGATGGTGGCCCCTCCAAGCTGAAGAAGGGTTCCGAGATCACCGAGGCCTACCTGGACGGTCTGGAGCGCGAGAAGTGGTTTGACATTCGCCTGGCCGATGAAGACGCCCAGGCGCAGCTGGAATCGGCTGCCAAGCAGGTCGAGGAACAGCGTGTCGAATTCGACAAGCGTTTCGAGTCCAAGAAGACCAAGATCACGGCGGGCGATGAACTGGCCCCGGGCGTGCTCAAGATGGTCAAGGTCTACCTGGCTGTGAAGCGTCGCATCCAGCCGGGTGACAAGATGGCCGGCCGTCACGGTAACAAGGGTGTGATCTCGCAGATCGTGCCGGTTGAGGACATGCCGTTTGGTGAAGATGGCACGCCGGTCGATATCGTGCTGAACCCGCTGGGCGTGCCCTCGCGCATGAACATCGGTCAGATCCTGGAAACCCACCTGGGTTGGGCAGCCAAGGGTGTCGGCCTGAAGATCGGTCGCATGCTTGAGGCGGCCAACGCCACCCAGGAACTGCGTAAGTTCCTCGGCGAGGTTTATGCCAGCAAGGGCGCTCAGATCGTGGACATGGACGAGTTCACGGACGAGGAAGTCCTGCAGATGGCCAAGAACCTGTCCAAGGGTGTTCCTACTGCCACGCCGGTGTTCGACGGTGCGGCCGAAGAGGAAATCAAGGACCTGCTCAAGTTGGCTGATCTCCCTGAAACAGGGCAGTGCAAGCTGATCGACGGGCGGACCGGTGATGCATTCGCTCGACCGGTAACGGTGGGTTACATGTACATGCTCAAGCTCAACCACCTGGTGGATGACAAGATGCATGCCCGGTCCACCGGTCCGTACTCGCTGGTCACACAGCAGCCGCTGGGTGGTAAGGCGCAGTTCGGTGGTCAGCGCTTTGGGGAGATGGAGGTCTGGGCACTGGAAGCCTACGGTGCCGCCTATACCCTGCAGGAAATGCTGACGGTGAAGTCCGACGACACCACCGGCCGTACGCGGATGTACAAGAACATCGTGGACGGCGACCACCGCATGGAGGCCGGCATGCCCGAGTCCTTCAACGTGTTGGTCAAGGAAATCCGGTCGCTGGGCCTCAACATCGAGCTGGAAGAGGACAACTGATGGAAGGCCGGGCCTGCAGTTTTGACTGCGGGTCCGGCGTCCCCGGTACCCAAAGATGGTCAGCCGGGTCGTTGCTCAGAGTCACTGAGTCCGATCCAGAGCGATTGCTAACCACAGTTGTGGAGCTGTTATGAAAGATTTGCTGAGTCTGCTTCGCCAACCCGATCAGATGGACGATTTCGACGCCATCAAGATCGGCCTGTCATCTCCCGAGACCATTCGTTCCTGGTCGTTCGGTGAGGTCAAGAAGCCTGAAACTATCAACTACCGCACGTTCAAGCCGGAGCGTGACGGGCTGTTCTGCGCCAAGATCTTTGGTCCGATCAAGGACTACGAATGCTTGTGCGGTAAGTACAAGCGACTGAAGCATCGCGGTGTGATCTGCGAAAAGTGCGGTGTTGAAGTCACGCTGGCCAAGGTGCGTCGCGAACGCATGGGGCATATCGAACTGGCATCGCCAGTTGCCCACATCTGGTTCCTCAAGTCGCTGCCGTCGCGGATCGGCCTGCTGCTGGATATGCCGTTGCGGGCCATCGAGCGTGTGCTGTACTTCGAGGCGCATGTTGTGATCGATCCCGGCCTGACTCCCATGGAGCGGGGCCAGATCTTGACCGAAGAGGAATACCTCACGGCGGTCGAGGAGCATGGCGATGAGTTCACGGCGAAGATGGGTGCGGAAGCCGTGCTGGATCTGCTGGGTGGAATCGATCTGCCGACCGAAGCCGCCAAGCTGCGCGAAGACATCAGCGCCACCGGTTCCGAGACCAAGATCAAACGTTTGGGCAAGCGCCTGAAGCTGATCGAATCCTTCATCGCCTCGGCCAACAAGCCTGAGTGGATGATTCTTGACGTGCTGCCGGTGCTGCCGCCGGATCTGCGTCCGCTGGTGCCGTTGGATGGCGGCCGGTTTGCGACCTCGGATCTCAACGATCTGTACCGTCGTGTGATCAACCGGAACAACCGTCTCAAGCGTCTGCTTGAGCTGGCCGCGCCGGACATCATCGTGCGCAACGAAAAGCGCATGCTGCAGGAGTCGGTTGACGCGCTCATCGACAACGGTCGTCGCGGTCGTGCCATCACGGGCTCGAACAAGCGTCCGCTGAAATCCTTGGCCGACATGATCAAGGGCAAGCAAGGCCGCTTCCGTCAGAACCTGCTGGGTAAGCGTGTCGACTACTCGGGCCGTTCGGTCATCGTGGTTGGCCCGACGCTCAAGCTGCAGCAGTGTGGTCTGCCGAAGAAGATGGCGCTGGAGCTGTTCAAGCCATTTGTGTTCTCGCGTCTGCAGCGGTTGGAGATGGCTTCGACCATCAAGGCCGCCAAGAAGATGGTGGAGCGCGAAGAAGCAGAGGTCTGGGACATCCTGGAAGACTGCATTCGCGAACACCCGGTCATGCTGAACCGTGCGCCGACGCTGCATCGACTCGGCATCCAGGCTTTTGAGCCGGTGTTGATCGAAGGTAAGGCCATCCAGCTGCATCCGCTGGTTTGCACCGCCTTCAACGCCGACTTCGATGGCGACCAGATGGCCGTGCACGTCCCGCTGTCGCTGGAAGCCCAGCTCGAAGCGCGCGTGCTGATGATGTCGACCAACAACATCCTGTCGCCAGCCAACGGTGACCCGATCATCGTGCCGTCGCAGGACGTGGTGCTGGGTCTGTACTGGATGAGCCGCGAGCGCATCAACGCCAAGGGCGAGGGCATGACCTTTGCCGACCCGGCTGAAGTCCGTCGCGCCTTTGACCATGGCATCGTCGACCTGCAGGCCAAGATCAAGGTCCGCATGGATGACTGGATCGATCAGGAAGACGGCACCGTCAAAGCCAAGCGCCACGTGGTCGACACCACGGCGGGCCGTGCGCTGCTGTCCGAGATTCTTCCGGAGGGCATGCCCTTCGAGATGATCAATAAGGCGATGACCAAGAAGGCCATCTCCGCGGTCATCAATGCCTGCTACCGTCGTTGTGGCACCAAGGAATCCGTGGTCTTCGCCGACCAGCTGATGTACACGGGCTTCTCGATGTCCACGAAGGCCGGTATCTCCATCGCTGTGGGTGACATGATCATCCCCGAGGAGAAAGAGGTCATCCTCGGTAAGGCTGCCGACGAGGTGAAGGCGATTGATGACGAGTACACCTCGGGTCTGGTGACCGGGGGTGAGCGTTACAACCGCGTGGTTGACGTTTGGTCGCGTGCCAACGAGCAGGTGGCGCGCGCGATGATGGACAAGATCGGTAACGACATCGTGACCGATAGCGAGGGCAACGAGGTCAAGACCCCGTCCTTCAACTCCATCTTCATGATGGCCGATTCTGGCGCCCGTGGTTCAGCGGCTCAGATTCGTCAGCTGGCAGGGATGCGTGGCCTGATGGCCAAGCCGGATGGGTCCATCATCGAAACGCCGATTACGGCGAACTTCCGTGAAGGCCTGAACATCCTGCAGTACTTCATCTCGACTCACGGAGCACGTAAGGGTCTGGCTGATACGGCGCTGAAGACCGCAAACTCGGGCTACCTGACCCGTCGCCTGGTCGACGTCGCCCAGGATGTGGTCGTGACTGAGCAGGATTGCGGCACCGAGCATGGTGTCATCATGACGCCGCTGGTCGAAGGCGGCGATGTTGTCGAGCCGCTGAGCGAGCGCGTGCTGGGTCGTACGGTCGCGCGCGACGTGATCGATCCGTCCAACAACGAAGTGATTGCGGCTGCCGGTACGCTGCTTGATGAGCGTTGGGTCGACTTGCTGGAAGCCAAGTCCGTGGATGAGGTCATCGTCCGCTCGGCCATCACCTGCCAGACGGAGTTCGGCGTGTGTGCGTCCTGCTACGGCCGTGATCTGGCCCGTGGTCACCGCGTGAACATTGGTGAATCGGTCGGCGTCATCGCCGCCCAGTCCATCGGTGAGCCGGGTACCCAGCTGACCATGCGGACCTTCCACGTGGGCGGTGCTGCGTCGCGAGCCGCTGCCACCGACGGTGTGGAAGCCAAGTTCGACGGTAAGGCCAAGCTGCACAACATCAAGACGGTACAGCATGCCGACGGTCATCTGGTCGCCGTGTCGCGATCGGGCGAGGTGGGCGTGATGGACGCACATGGTCGCGAGCGTGAGCGCTACAAGATTCCGTACGGCGCCACCATTCTCGTGGATGAGGGCGACGCGGTGGAATCCGGTGCCCAGCTGGCCAAGTGGGACCCGCATACCCATCCGATCGTGACCGAGCTGGCGGGGACGGTGAAGTTCGCCGATTTCGAAGACGGGTTGACCGTCCAGCGCGAGGTCGACGAAATGACCGGCATCTCCACGCTGGTGGTAACGGATCCCAAGTCGCGTGGTTCCGCCGGTAAGGACCTGCGTCCGATGATTCAGCTCATCGGAGAAGACGGTGAGCCGATGGTGTTCCCGGGAACCGACATCCCGGCCCAGTACTCGCTGCCGCCGAAGGCCATTGTGGTCGTCGAAGACGGCCAGCAGGTCGTGATCGGTGACGTGCTGTCGCGCATTCCGCAGGAAGCGTCCAAGTCTCGCGACATTACTGGTGGTCTGCCGCGTGTGGCCGACCTGTTCGAAGCGCGTAAGCCGAAGGATCCGGCGGTGCTGGCAGAAGCCACAGGCACCATTCGCTTCGGCCAGGGCACCAAGGGCAAGCAGCGCATCAAGATCGTCACCAGTGGCGGCGACGAAGTCGACATGCTGGTGCCGAAGTGGCAGCAGATCAACGTGTTCGAAGGTGAGCACGTCGAGAAGGGTGAAGTGATTTCCGATGGCGAACCCAGCGGACACGACATCCTGCGTCTGCGCGGCGTTGCGGCCCTGTCGGATTACCTGGTGAAGGAGATCCAGGACGTTTATCGCCTGCAGGGTGTGGCCATCAACGACAAGCACATCGAGGTGATCATTCGCCAGATGCTGCGCAAGGTTGAGGTGGCCGATCCGGGTGAGACGAAACTGCTCCAGGGCGAGCAGCTCGAGCTCTCCACAGTGCTCGACGCGAACCGCAAGGCGGAATCCGAAGACATGGTGGCGGCCAAGTACGAGCGTCTGCTCTTGGGCATTACCAAGGCCAGCCTGTCGACGGAGTCGTTCATCTCGGCAGCTTCGTTCCAGGAGACCACGCGAGTACTCACCGAAGCTTCGGTGCGTGGTGCACGCGACGACCTGCGCGGGCTGAAGGAAAACGTCATCGTCGGCCGCCTGATTCCGGCTGGTACCGGATTGGCACATCACAAGGCTCGCCGTGACCGCCGCAACCTGGTCATGGGCTTTGAAGATGCTGCGGCTGTCGAGGCGGCAGAGGCGGAAGCCGCTGCAGCAGCAGCCAGTGCCGACTCCGGCGACTCGGAGGGTGAACAGGCCTAATGGGCCGGGCTGCCGACGACGCGTTCTGCGCCCGTCGGCAGCCCAAGCAAAACGGGCGTTTTCGTCTTGACACTCAATGGGTGTCTCTGTACGATTCGCGCCCTCTCGAAGACGGGACGGAGACTCCGTTCCGTCAATTTTTTGGCCTTTTTTCGGACATCCAGACTGTGCCAACGATTAATCAGCTAGTGCGCAAAGGGCGGAAAGAGAAGCCCGTTAAGAACGCGGTTCCGGCCCTTCAGGCCAGCCCGCAGAAACGTGGCGTCTGCACGCGCGTATACACCACAACCCCGAAGAAGCCGAACTCGGCGCTGCGTAAAGTCGCGCGTGTTCGCCTGACCAACGGGTTCGAAGTGACCAGCTACATCGGTGGTGAAGGTCATAACCTGCAGGAACACTCGGTCGTGCTGATTCGCGGCGGTCGTGTAAAGGACTTGCCGGGTGTTCGCTACCACACCGTGCGCGGTGCGCTGGACACCAGTGGTGTCGAGGCGCGTCGTCAGGGTCGTTCCAAGTACGGCGCCAAGCGTCCGAAGAACTAAGGAGTCAGGCGCATGTCACGTCGTCGTACCCCCGAAAAACGGGTCATCCTTCCGGATCCGAAGTACAAGAGCGAGCTGCTGTCCAAGTTCATCAACATGATTATGGTTGATGGCAAGAAGTCGACGGCGGAAAGCATTGTTTATGGCGCATTGGATCAGCTGAATAACGCTGAGCCGATGGGTGTGCTCGAGCAGGCGCTGGAGAATGTGCGTCCGCTGGTCGAGGTTAAGTCTCGTCGCGTTGGTGGTGCGACTTACCAGGTGCCTGTCGAAGTGCGTGCCATCCGTCGTAACACCCTGGCAATGCGCTGGCTAATCGACGCGGCGCGGCGCCGTGGCGAAAAAGACATGGCCTCCCGCCTCGCGGGTGAATTGTCGGATGCCTCCGAGAGTCGTGGTGCAGCCGTCAAGAAGCGTGAAGACACGCATCGCATGGCCGAAGCCAACCGCGCGTTCTCGCACTTCCGCTGGTAGTCGGCTGAGCGCGATCTGCTCCCATGGCTAGAAAGCACCCCATCGGTCGGTACCGTAACTTCGGCATCATGGCGCATATTGATGCCGGCAAGACCACCACGACCGAGCGCATCCTGTTTTACACGGGTGTGTCTCACAAGATGGGTGAAGTCCATGATGGCGCAGCCACCATGGACTGGATGGAGCAAGAGCAAGAGCGCGGCATCACGATTACCTCGGCAGCCACGACTTGCTTCTGGCAGGG contains the following coding sequences:
- the rpoC gene encoding DNA-directed RNA polymerase subunit beta' encodes the protein MKDLLSLLRQPDQMDDFDAIKIGLSSPETIRSWSFGEVKKPETINYRTFKPERDGLFCAKIFGPIKDYECLCGKYKRLKHRGVICEKCGVEVTLAKVRRERMGHIELASPVAHIWFLKSLPSRIGLLLDMPLRAIERVLYFEAHVVIDPGLTPMERGQILTEEEYLTAVEEHGDEFTAKMGAEAVLDLLGGIDLPTEAAKLREDISATGSETKIKRLGKRLKLIESFIASANKPEWMILDVLPVLPPDLRPLVPLDGGRFATSDLNDLYRRVINRNNRLKRLLELAAPDIIVRNEKRMLQESVDALIDNGRRGRAITGSNKRPLKSLADMIKGKQGRFRQNLLGKRVDYSGRSVIVVGPTLKLQQCGLPKKMALELFKPFVFSRLQRLEMASTIKAAKKMVEREEAEVWDILEDCIREHPVMLNRAPTLHRLGIQAFEPVLIEGKAIQLHPLVCTAFNADFDGDQMAVHVPLSLEAQLEARVLMMSTNNILSPANGDPIIVPSQDVVLGLYWMSRERINAKGEGMTFADPAEVRRAFDHGIVDLQAKIKVRMDDWIDQEDGTVKAKRHVVDTTAGRALLSEILPEGMPFEMINKAMTKKAISAVINACYRRCGTKESVVFADQLMYTGFSMSTKAGISIAVGDMIIPEEKEVILGKAADEVKAIDDEYTSGLVTGGERYNRVVDVWSRANEQVARAMMDKIGNDIVTDSEGNEVKTPSFNSIFMMADSGARGSAAQIRQLAGMRGLMAKPDGSIIETPITANFREGLNILQYFISTHGARKGLADTALKTANSGYLTRRLVDVAQDVVVTEQDCGTEHGVIMTPLVEGGDVVEPLSERVLGRTVARDVIDPSNNEVIAAAGTLLDERWVDLLEAKSVDEVIVRSAITCQTEFGVCASCYGRDLARGHRVNIGESVGVIAAQSIGEPGTQLTMRTFHVGGAASRAAATDGVEAKFDGKAKLHNIKTVQHADGHLVAVSRSGEVGVMDAHGRERERYKIPYGATILVDEGDAVESGAQLAKWDPHTHPIVTELAGTVKFADFEDGLTVQREVDEMTGISTLVVTDPKSRGSAGKDLRPMIQLIGEDGEPMVFPGTDIPAQYSLPPKAIVVVEDGQQVVIGDVLSRIPQEASKSRDITGGLPRVADLFEARKPKDPAVLAEATGTIRFGQGTKGKQRIKIVTSGGDEVDMLVPKWQQINVFEGEHVEKGEVISDGEPSGHDILRLRGVAALSDYLVKEIQDVYRLQGVAINDKHIEVIIRQMLRKVEVADPGETKLLQGEQLELSTVLDANRKAESEDMVAAKYERLLLGITKASLSTESFISAASFQETTRVLTEASVRGARDDLRGLKENVIVGRLIPAGTGLAHHKARRDRRNLVMGFEDAAAVEAAEAEAAAAAASADSGDSEGEQA
- the rpsL gene encoding 30S ribosomal protein S12 — translated: MPTINQLVRKGRKEKPVKNAVPALQASPQKRGVCTRVYTTTPKKPNSALRKVARVRLTNGFEVTSYIGGEGHNLQEHSVVLIRGGRVKDLPGVRYHTVRGALDTSGVEARRQGRSKYGAKRPKN
- the rpsG gene encoding 30S ribosomal protein S7, whose amino-acid sequence is MSRRRTPEKRVILPDPKYKSELLSKFINMIMVDGKKSTAESIVYGALDQLNNAEPMGVLEQALENVRPLVEVKSRRVGGATYQVPVEVRAIRRNTLAMRWLIDAARRRGEKDMASRLAGELSDASESRGAAVKKREDTHRMAEANRAFSHFRW